The window CTGGATGAAGTTGAGCTTGTCGGCCAGGTCGTCGTCGTTCACGAGGGCGATTCCGCCCACCATGTCGCTGTGGCCGTTGAGGTACTTGGTGGTGGAGTGGAAGACGATATCGGCGCCGTACTTGAACGGCTGCTGGAAGAACGGCGAGGCGAAGGTGTTGTCCACGATCAGCAGGACGCCGCCCTTGCGGGCCACCGCGGAAACGGCGGCCAGGTCGGTGAGGCGCATGAGCGGATTGGTGGGCGTCTCGACGATGATCGCCCGGGTGGCCGGCGTGAGAGCGTCGGCCACGAGCTGCGGATCACGCGTGTCGACGTAGCTGAACCGCAGGCCCATGTGCTGGAGGATCTTGTCGAACAAGCGGAAGGTGCCGCCGTACACGTTCTCGCCGCAGACGATGTGATCGCCGGCACGGAACAACTTCATGATCGAGTCCACGGCGCCCATGCCGCTGGAGAACGCGAATCCGTGGCGGGCCCCTTCGAGAGCCGCTACGTTGCGCTCCAGGGCCTGGCGAGTGGGGTTCTTGCCGCGCGCGTATTCGTAGCCCTTATTTTCCCCGAGGGCTTCCTGCACGTACGTGGACGTGAGATAGACGGGCGTCATGATGGCGCCCGCGAGGGGTTCGGGCCGCTGGCCCGCGTGAACCGCGCGGGTTGCGAAGCCGGCGGCGAGGTCGTCGTCGTAAACGCGAGTCATGCCGAATCTCGGAAGGGTGTGGTTGGGAGAAACATAACCGTAGCGGCGGCACCCGGCGAGCGACGCACCGGCGGCCGGCGGCCGGCGGCCGGAGTGGCGGATGAATGAGATCGGGCGGGCGAGCTGCTTGATTGTCGACGACGAGGCGCCGCTGCGCCAGGTGCTGATGCACCTGATGCGCGGCGACGGATTCGAGTGCTACGAGGCGGCGAACGGGCGTGACGCGCTGGACTTTCTGGAGACGCACCGCGTGACGCTCATGATCTCGGACATCCGCATGCCGCGGGTGGACGGCATCGAATTGCTGCGCGAGATCCGGGCCCGGTATCCCGACACGGCGGTCATCATGATCACCGCCGTGGCCGACGTGGACGTGGCGGTGAAGTGCCTGGCCATCGGCGCCATGGACTACCTCACCAAGCCGTTCCATCTGGAAGAGGTGCGGGCGCGGGTGAGCCAGGCGCTGGAGCGCCGCCGCCTGGTGATGGAGAACCGGGACTATCAGGAGCGTCTGGAAGAGCGCGTGGAGGCGCAGGCGCGGCGGCTGGAGGAGCAGTTCCTGACGGGCATCCAGTCGCTGGCCGAGGCGCTGGAGGTGAAGGATCCCTACACGCGCGGCCATTCGATCCGGGTGAGCCATTACTCCAGCGTCATCGCCCGCACGCTGCGGCTGGACGACGAGATGATCTGGCAGGTGGAGCTGGGCGGGCACGTGCACGACATCGGCAAGATCGGCGTGCGCGAGGCGGTGCTGAACAAGCAGGGGCCGCTCACCGCCGAAGAGTACGAGCACATCATGATCCACCCCGTGGTGGGATGGCGCATCCTCGCGCCGCTCCTGGGCGATGCGCCGATCGCGCTCAACATCGTGCGGTCGCACCACGAGCGGCTGGATGGCAAGGGCGTGCCCGACGGGCTGCGCGGGCGCGCCGTGCCCCTCGAGGCGCGGATCGCCGCCGCGGCCGACGCGATCGACGCGATGACGAGCGGGCGGCCGTACCGCGGCGCCGAGCTGACGCTGGAGGGCGCGGTGGAGGAGATCATCAAGCACGGCGGCGTCCAGTTCGATCCCGACGTGGTGGAGGCGGTGACGACGGCCGCGTCGTCGGGAACGCTCGCCCTCATCCCGCGGGCGACCAAGCCCTTGCTCACGCCCTGATCAGCCCGCGCTCACCAGGATCTCGCTGGGCTGCTTGTAGCCGCTCAGTCGCAGTTCGCACCACCGCCGCACGTCGTCCACGCTCACGCTGCCGGTGACGTCGAGCCCGATGTCGTGCTCGCGCGAGGGCTCGGGAATGGCCCGCACGTCCACGGTGCGCACGCCCACCAACTCCAACACGGCGCGGCGGATCTCTTCCGGGTAGATGTTGAAGCCGTTGCGCGTGAACATCGGCTTGAGCAGGCCGCGGAAGCTGAAGCTGCCGTCGGCGTTGCCCACGCCGCGATCGCCCGTGTAGAGCCAGCCGTCGCGCCGCCGGAGGCCGCCGGACGCGCCGCCCACGTAGCCGGCGAACACGTTGTCGCCCCGCACGCACAGCTCGCCCTCGTCGCCCGTGGCGAGCGCGGGCGTCGCCCCGTCGCCATCGCCGGGCGCGCGCACGGTCACCTCCACGCCGGGAAAGGCGAACCCGAGCGTGCCGGGCACGTTGGCGCGATCCACGCGGTTGAACAGGCACACCGGGGCGGCCTCGGTGAGTCCGTAGCCCTGGCGGAGGTCCACGCCCGTGGCGTCGAGCCAGCGCTCCTGCAGCTCCACGTCCAGCGGCGCGCCGCCGCAGATGCAGAGGCGCAGGGCGCCCACGCCGGCGCCGCGCCGCTCGACGGCGGCGAGCAGCGCGCGGAACACCGCCGGCACGCCGACCACTTCGGTGATGCTGCCGCCGGCCAGCAATTCGGCCGCCCGCGGCGGCGCGAACCGCTCCATGGTCGTGACGCGAGCGCCGGCCAGGAGCGGGGCCATGGCGGTGACGGTGAATCCGAACAGGTGCGAGAACGGCAGCAGGGCGAGCACGTGGTCGTCGGCGGTCTGCGCCGCGGCCTGGACCGTGCTGCGCGCATTGGCCAGCAGATTGCGGTGCGACAGGATGGCGCCCAGCGGACGGCCGGCCATGCCGGACGTGTAGACGATGGCCGCCTCCTCCCCGGCGCCCGGCACGTCGCGCGCGCCCTCGACGCTCAGCCCGTGGTGCGAGCCGAGATCGACGTCGCGCGTGGCGCCGTGATCGACGAACCGCGCGGCGCGGGGCGCGTGGTCCATGAGCACCAGAGGCAGGGCGGCGGGAACGCGGGCGGCGAGCGCCGAGACGGTGAACACCGCGCCCACGTCGGCCTCGGCCAGCTGGGCCGCGATCTCGAGCGGAGACGCCAGCGGGTT is drawn from Gemmatimonadaceae bacterium and contains these coding sequences:
- a CDS encoding response regulator translates to MNEIGRASCLIVDDEAPLRQVLMHLMRGDGFECYEAANGRDALDFLETHRVTLMISDIRMPRVDGIELLREIRARYPDTAVIMITAVADVDVAVKCLAIGAMDYLTKPFHLEEVRARVSQALERRRLVMENRDYQERLEERVEAQARRLEEQFLTGIQSLAEALEVKDPYTRGHSIRVSHYSSVIARTLRLDDEMIWQVELGGHVHDIGKIGVREAVLNKQGPLTAEEYEHIMIHPVVGWRILAPLLGDAPIALNIVRSHHERLDGKGVPDGLRGRAVPLEARIAAAADAIDAMTSGRPYRGAELTLEGAVEEIIKHGGVQFDPDVVEAVTTAASSGTLALIPRATKPLLTP
- a CDS encoding AMP-binding protein; the protein is MSEPLALVPLAAAAGGGRLGDYEAQQLVAAGLTLLQRCAPLVRALSGKRSAILLPASPAFFTALAASDGRGAVLVNPLASPLEIAAQLAEADVGAVFTVSALAARVPAALPLVLMDHAPRAARFVDHGATRDVDLGSHHGLSVEGARDVPGAGEEAAIVYTSGMAGRPLGAILSHRNLLANARSTVQAAAQTADDHVLALLPFSHLFGFTVTAMAPLLAGARVTTMERFAPPRAAELLAGGSITEVVGVPAVFRALLAAVERRGAGVGALRLCICGGAPLDVELQERWLDATGVDLRQGYGLTEAAPVCLFNRVDRANVPGTLGFAFPGVEVTVRAPGDGDGATPALATGDEGELCVRGDNVFAGYVGGASGGLRRRDGWLYTGDRGVGNADGSFSFRGLLKPMFTRNGFNIYPEEIRRAVLELVGVRTVDVRAIPEPSREHDIGLDVTGSVSVDDVRRWCELRLSGYKQPSEILVSAG
- a CDS encoding aminotransferase class I/II-fold pyridoxal phosphate-dependent enzyme, yielding MTRVYDDDLAAGFATRAVHAGQRPEPLAGAIMTPVYLTSTYVQEALGENKGYEYARGKNPTRQALERNVAALEGARHGFAFSSGMGAVDSIMKLFRAGDHIVCGENVYGGTFRLFDKILQHMGLRFSYVDTRDPQLVADALTPATRAIIVETPTNPLMRLTDLAAVSAVARKGGVLLIVDNTFASPFFQQPFKYGADIVFHSTTKYLNGHSDMVGGIALVNDDDLADKLNFIQ